A stretch of Chloracidobacterium sp. DNA encodes these proteins:
- a CDS encoding DUF3341 domain-containing protein, which yields MKPSTRPRYYGVLAEFESPAALVAAARATHEAGYRKYDAYSPFPIEELADAMHDHKNPISKIVFFAGLIGACVGFGMQTYANLIHYPMNIAGRPLYAWPMFIPITFECTVAFAAFTGVLAMLALNGLPRPHHPLFNVPSFSQASQSRFFLCIESADPKFDLEAVHKFLEGLKPMEIHDVEDE from the coding sequence ATGAAGCCAAGCACCCGACCGCGTTACTACGGCGTGTTGGCCGAGTTTGAGTCGCCGGCAGCGTTGGTCGCGGCGGCCCGCGCCACGCATGAGGCTGGCTATCGCAAGTATGACGCCTATTCGCCCTTCCCCATCGAAGAGCTGGCCGACGCCATGCACGACCACAAAAACCCGATTTCCAAGATTGTGTTCTTCGCCGGGTTAATCGGTGCGTGCGTTGGGTTCGGCATGCAGACCTACGCCAACCTGATTCACTACCCGATGAACATCGCCGGACGGCCGCTCTATGCGTGGCCGATGTTCATTCCCATCACCTTCGAGTGCACGGTGGCGTTCGCGGCGTTTACGGGTGTGCTGGCGATGCTGGCGCTCAACGGGTTGCCGCGTCCACACCACCCGCTGTTCAACGTGCCGAGCTTTTCCCAGGCGAGTCAGAGTCGGTTCTTCCTGTGTATTGAATCGGCCGACCCGAAGTTTGATCTCGAAGCGGTTCACAAGTTTCTTGAAGGGCTGAAGCCGATGGAGATTCACGATGTCGAGGACGAGTAA